One window of the Sebastes umbrosus isolate fSebUmb1 chromosome 1, fSebUmb1.pri, whole genome shotgun sequence genome contains the following:
- the tnnt2b gene encoding troponin T, cardiac muscle isoforms produces MSDTEDATNEGQDASEENGDAKPKTKPGFVPGLAPPKIPEGEKVDFDDIHRKRMEKDMTELHTLIDAHFEKRKKEEEELLSLTDRIETRRSERSDQMKIRAEREKERQNKLNEEKARKEGEEAKKKADEGARKKMILSNFSFIGYNQTQPGAKKQTEREKKKQILTERREELTVDHMKEDKLREKAKELWDRMRQLEAEKFELQYTHTKQKYEITVLRNRVSDHQKVSKGGRSKRGLRK; encoded by the exons ATGTCAGACACAGAAGATGCAACAAACGA ggGACAAG ATGCCTCAGAGGAAAATGGAG ATGCAAAGCCCAAGACAAA gcCTGGTTTTGTGCCCGGCTTGGCACCTCCTAAAATCCCAGAAGGAGAGAAAGTGGACTTTGAT GACATTCATCGAAAGCGAATGGAGAAGGACATGACTGAGCTCCACACCCTGATTGACGCTCACTTTGAGAAGCgtaagaaggaggaagaagagcttCTTAGCCTCACTGATCGCATT GAGACACGCAGGTCAGAGAGATCAGACCAGATGAAGATCAGggctgagagagaaaaagaacgGCAGAACAAACTAAAT GAAGAGAAAGCGAGAAAAGAAGGGGAGGAGGCGAAGAAGAAAGCAGACGAGGGAGCAAGGAAGAAGATGATTCTGTCCAACTTCAGTTTCATTGGATACAAC CAGACGCAGCCTGGTGCCAAAAAACAAAcggaaagagaaaagaagaagcagaTCCTAACTGAACGACGCGAAGAGTTAACTGTTGATCATATGAAAGAGGACAAACtcag GGAAAAAGCCAAGGAACTGTGGGACCGGATGCGCCAGCTGGAGGCCGAGAAATTTGAACTTCAGTATACGCACACTAAGCAAAAGTATGAG ATCACCGTGCTGAGAAACCGGGTCAGTGATCATCAGAAAGT TTCAAAGGGTGGAAGAAGCAAGCGTGGCCTGAGGAAGTAA